The Elusimicrobia bacterium HGW-Elusimicrobia-1 genome window below encodes:
- the lptC gene encoding LPS export ABC transporter periplasmic protein LptC, with protein sequence MGLVSQKMENKKERQKLTIASAPAFLAVLPLIFMTASGCARREAPASVPGTAVATESINDFRLKQMRGGKVAWELKASSASFLTEDEVALENPVLRIPQEGGASSVVRAARGRVVMSTSEIQTFGDTELTGPDKIVRATDIVYIPSEDKISTSKGVVIITPDSEIRGDSMVSDSRLEVITLTNQRVKLKK encoded by the coding sequence ATGGGTTTGGTATCACAAAAGATGGAAAACAAAAAGGAACGACAAAAATTGACAATAGCATCCGCCCCGGCCTTTTTGGCGGTTTTACCCCTGATTTTTATGACAGCATCGGGGTGCGCCCGTCGGGAAGCGCCCGCGTCCGTACCGGGTACTGCCGTAGCGACGGAATCCATAAACGATTTCCGTCTCAAACAGATGCGCGGCGGGAAGGTAGCGTGGGAACTTAAGGCCTCGTCGGCGAGTTTTCTGACCGAAGACGAGGTAGCTCTGGAAAATCCTGTTTTAAGAATTCCGCAGGAAGGCGGCGCGTCGAGCGTTGTGCGGGCCGCGCGCGGAAGGGTCGTTATGAGCACCTCGGAGATTCAAACCTTCGGAGACACGGAGTTGACCGGGCCGGACAAGATTGTCCGCGCGACCGACATCGTCTATATTCCTTCGGAGGATAAAATATCCACGTCCAAGGGCGTCGTCATAATCACGCCCGACTCGGAAATACGCGGCGATTCCATGGTTTCGGATTCGCGGCTTGAAGTTATAACTTTGACAAACCAGCGCGTCAAATTAAAAAAATGA
- the lptB gene encoding LPS export ABC transporter ATP-binding protein, which translates to MSLKSVGLKKIYGKRVVAGDISINVEPGEIVGLLGPNGAGKTTTFYMIVGMVRPTSGEVFIDGLAASALPIYLRARHGVGYLPQEPSIFRNLTVEENLMAILEMLGTDPAGRKKKMERSLEEMGLSRLAKSKAWQLSGGEKRRCEVARALLSDPKYLLLDEPFVGIDPKTVADIQEIIKNIKSRGLGVLITDHNVRETLSVTDRSYIMYDGSILMEGAADELANSSKVREVYLGERFKM; encoded by the coding sequence ATGAGTTTAAAATCCGTCGGATTGAAGAAAATATACGGCAAACGGGTTGTCGCCGGGGACATCAGCATAAATGTCGAACCGGGGGAGATTGTGGGACTGCTGGGGCCCAACGGCGCCGGCAAAACTACGACTTTTTATATGATAGTGGGAATGGTGCGGCCCACTTCCGGCGAGGTTTTTATCGACGGCCTGGCCGCTTCCGCCCTGCCCATTTATCTTCGCGCTCGCCACGGTGTGGGCTATCTGCCTCAGGAGCCGTCTATTTTCCGCAATCTTACCGTGGAAGAAAATCTCATGGCCATACTCGAAATGCTCGGCACCGATCCCGCCGGGCGCAAAAAAAAGATGGAGCGTTCGCTTGAAGAAATGGGACTCAGCCGTCTTGCCAAATCAAAAGCATGGCAGCTTTCGGGCGGAGAGAAACGTCGCTGCGAGGTTGCCCGCGCGCTTCTGAGCGACCCCAAATATCTTCTTCTCGACGAACCTTTCGTAGGCATCGACCCTAAAACTGTCGCCGATATCCAGGAGATAATAAAGAATATTAAGAGCCGCGGCCTCGGTGTGCTCATTACCGACCACAACGTCAGGGAGACGTTGAGCGTGACCGACCGCTCTTATATAATGTACGACGGCTCCATACTTATGGAAGGCGCCGCGGACGAACTTGCCAATTCGTCCAAAGTGCGGGAAGTTTATCTTGGCGAAAGATTTAAAATGTAG
- the raiA gene encoding ribosomal subunit interface protein: MEFNIIARRFALTQSIADYAQKKVTATVSKIRPAATKVHVILAVEKKYLHTVEIVVQSPHGKFLSKSHSEDLYAAIDLACGKLSKQLKKYKEKMKDHHRRPAIRDLAPAAVSVFERGTNEIAETKSFDIRELTPDAAVEKMLDSEYNFYVFKNSESGSVSIVYKRSDGTFGMIELNI, from the coding sequence ATGGAATTTAATATCATTGCCAGACGATTCGCTCTTACGCAGTCGATAGCCGATTACGCTCAAAAAAAGGTAACGGCCACGGTTTCCAAGATTCGTCCCGCGGCGACCAAGGTGCACGTGATATTGGCGGTGGAAAAGAAGTATCTTCACACCGTCGAGATAGTCGTGCAGTCGCCGCACGGGAAATTTTTATCCAAAAGTCATTCGGAGGATCTCTATGCAGCAATCGACCTTGCCTGCGGGAAGCTCTCCAAGCAGCTTAAAAAATATAAAGAGAAGATGAAGGACCATCACCGTCGTCCCGCGATTCGCGATCTGGCGCCGGCGGCGGTCTCGGTTTTCGAGCGCGGCACTAACGAAATAGCCGAAACCAAGAGTTTTGACATAAGGGAACTCACTCCCGACGCCGCCGTGGAAAAAATGCTTGATTCCGAGTATAATTTTTACGTGTTCAAGAACTCCGAATCCGGGTCCGTCAGCATTGTCTACAAAAGAAGCGACGGCACTTTCGGAATGATAGAATTAAATATATAA
- a CDS encoding PTS fructose transporter subunit IIA, with amino-acid sequence MKLLDLLDKENIMLDLKSRDKKSAIKEMIKVLADSGKVKNPDTVFQAVYDREKIGSTGIGQNVAIPHGKTSEVKGIVGALGISKKGVEFQSLDGEAVNIIFLLLGPEDVSGEHLKALARVARLFKDKFFREALKHAESVDKISEIIKKEDVY; translated from the coding sequence ATGAAGTTGCTTGACTTGCTTGATAAAGAGAACATAATGCTTGATTTGAAGTCGCGGGACAAGAAGTCCGCGATCAAAGAGATGATAAAGGTGTTGGCCGACTCCGGGAAAGTAAAGAATCCGGATACGGTTTTTCAGGCGGTCTACGATCGCGAAAAAATCGGTTCCACCGGCATAGGGCAGAACGTCGCCATCCCGCACGGCAAGACATCCGAGGTAAAGGGCATCGTCGGCGCGCTGGGCATATCCAAGAAAGGCGTGGAATTCCAGTCGCTCGACGGCGAGGCCGTCAATATCATATTTCTTCTTCTGGGACCCGAAGACGTCAGCGGAGAGCATTTAAAAGCGCTGGCGCGCGTGGCCCGTCTCTTTAAGGACAAGTTTTTCAGAGAGGCGCTCAAACACGCCGAGTCCGTGGATAAAATCTCTGAAATAATCAAGAAAGAAGACGTCTACTGA
- the hprK gene encoding HPr(Ser) kinase/phosphatase, whose product MNEIEVLSFYNDKRDALKLEVIAGETGLGRKIRTSEINRLSLAICGFFEYYPRERIQILGLGDHLYLSKLDRTRRREVLEKALEGDVIPAVIISGNFSPHIEVVEICNKNRLPLFATTAEPSRIIGEVVFYLEEFLSPKIARHGSLVSVYGYGVLIEGDSGVGKSECAMGLIRRGHRLVADDIVEIRRHSEGVPVGRSAKFIQNYMEVRGLGIIDVINVFGISAVLEKADIDLVIRFEEWDPAKTYERLGLDEQTTEILNIAIPYLVLPVKPGRDLPILVEVAALNQHLKNRGINSATILQERLIKTLSSK is encoded by the coding sequence ATGAACGAAATCGAGGTCTTGAGTTTTTATAACGACAAAAGAGACGCCCTTAAGCTGGAGGTAATAGCCGGCGAAACGGGACTCGGCCGTAAAATAAGAACATCCGAGATCAACCGGCTGTCGCTGGCCATCTGCGGTTTTTTCGAGTACTATCCGCGCGAACGAATTCAGATACTGGGTCTGGGCGATCATCTGTATTTATCCAAACTCGACCGGACGCGCCGACGCGAGGTTCTCGAAAAAGCCCTTGAGGGCGACGTCATACCGGCCGTAATAATTTCGGGCAATTTTTCTCCGCACATAGAAGTCGTCGAGATATGCAATAAGAACCGCCTTCCGCTTTTCGCAACGACGGCCGAACCCTCGCGCATCATAGGCGAGGTTGTTTTTTATTTGGAAGAATTCCTGTCGCCCAAGATCGCCCGCCACGGTTCGCTGGTCAGCGTTTACGGTTACGGAGTACTCATAGAGGGCGATTCCGGCGTAGGCAAGTCCGAGTGCGCCATGGGGCTCATCAGGCGCGGTCACCGGCTCGTCGCCGACGATATAGTGGAAATACGCCGCCATTCCGAAGGCGTGCCGGTGGGCAGAAGCGCCAAGTTTATACAGAATTACATGGAAGTAAGGGGTCTCGGCATAATAGACGTAATCAACGTTTTCGGCATAAGCGCGGTGCTTGAAAAAGCCGACATCGACCTTGTGATAAGATTCGAGGAGTGGGACCCGGCCAAAACGTACGAGCGGCTGGGGCTCGACGAGCAGACGACGGAAATACTCAATATTGCCATCCCATATTTGGTTCTTCCCGTGAAGCCCGGCCGCGACCTGCCCATATTGGTCGAAGTCGCCGCGCTTAACCAGCACTTGAAGAACCGCGGAATAAACTCGGCCACTATTTTGCAGGAACGGCTCATTAAAACGCTTTCGTCCAAATAA
- a CDS encoding RNase adapter RapZ — MAKNRFFNNLMIKKLNIITGLSGAGKTLALKILEDIGFYCVDNLPAQMAESFAAWLEKPGSPKEAAIVMDVRGIDARSGFVPARSSAVKPYVIYLESDTATLLERYRVTRRRHPLGGDIKTAVDRERQMLAAVKKRADVVVDTSNLTAPELKNILEKNLGVARRGGLSARIISFGYKFGVPPECDLVFDVRFMKNPNYVKKFKYLTGAESSVAKYVFGDKDSLRFMKILERMMSFLVPRYVREGKNYLAVGIGCTGGHHRSVAVARRVADILSHLGCQATVFHRDSKKPLHE, encoded by the coding sequence TTGGCTAAAAATAGGTTTTTCAACAATCTCATGATAAAAAAACTCAACATAATTACAGGTCTTTCCGGCGCGGGAAAAACCCTTGCTCTTAAAATACTCGAAGATATAGGTTTTTATTGCGTCGACAATCTTCCCGCCCAGATGGCCGAGAGTTTCGCCGCCTGGCTGGAAAAGCCCGGCTCCCCGAAAGAGGCCGCCATAGTAATGGATGTAAGAGGTATCGATGCCCGCAGCGGATTTGTCCCCGCCCGCTCGTCCGCCGTAAAACCGTATGTTATTTATCTTGAATCCGATACGGCCACTCTTCTTGAAAGATACAGAGTAACCCGCCGCAGACATCCTTTGGGCGGCGACATTAAAACGGCCGTGGATCGCGAGCGCCAAATGCTTGCGGCAGTCAAAAAGCGCGCGGACGTAGTGGTGGACACCTCGAATCTGACCGCGCCGGAACTCAAGAATATTCTGGAAAAAAATCTGGGAGTGGCGCGTCGCGGCGGGCTGTCCGCCAGAATTATTTCGTTCGGTTACAAATTCGGCGTCCCGCCCGAGTGCGATTTGGTTTTCGACGTGCGGTTCATGAAAAATCCGAATTATGTCAAGAAGTTCAAGTATCTGACGGGCGCCGAATCTTCCGTCGCCAAATATGTTTTCGGCGACAAAGATTCACTGCGGTTCATGAAGATATTGGAACGCATGATGTCGTTTCTTGTGCCGCGCTATGTGCGCGAGGGGAAAAACTACCTTGCGGTGGGCATCGGCTGTACGGGCGGTCATCATCGTTCGGTGGCCGTGGCCCGCAGGGTAGCCGATATTTTATCGCATCTTGGCTGTCAGGCGACGGTCTTTCACAGGGACTCCAAAAAACCGCTGCACGAATAA
- a CDS encoding 1,4-alpha-glucan branching protein — protein MKNHFCLVLHSHIPYVRKAGVWPFGEEWLLEGILETYMPLLQFFLKMRTQYKGAAFTLGITPVLAEQLDDDYFKARFIEYADDRIRRAREDAARFSRSRQNHLEDLARLYERTFAERLESFKKIDGDIIGEIASLRKSGVVELITSAATHAYLPLLSRDSSVRAQIKTGIDSHTRRFGERPSGFWLPECAYRPAAIASRDDGNSGKALDEFLKEEGVEYFFVDTHAVEGGVTSVYADKTGQVVKPSNGSTSLRAYKTRAGVKVLVRNREAGRLVWSSDMGYPGDGDYREFHKKDSISGLQYWRITSKKTDMGAKEIYNPEAATRRSKVHAAHFKKVICDIFRKHSADSSDMGVVAPYDSELYGHWWHEGIDWLDAVAGEMASTEVGMSSVSSYLSGVKSYPEVDIPETSWGDGGGHYVWLNRETEWMWRMIHECELRMEGLLDARRQRSSGGIYVRALAQAAREKLLLESSDWEFLVTTRQAREYGEKRFLSHYNRFSALASLLEKDKINDEDARTLSASFDADAIFPAIDPEVFAARRR, from the coding sequence ATGAAAAATCATTTCTGTCTGGTTCTTCACAGTCACATACCTTACGTCAGAAAGGCAGGGGTATGGCCTTTCGGCGAGGAGTGGCTGCTTGAGGGCATACTTGAGACATATATGCCGCTGCTTCAATTTTTCTTGAAAATGCGGACGCAGTATAAAGGCGCGGCTTTCACTTTGGGCATTACCCCCGTGCTTGCCGAACAACTGGACGACGACTATTTTAAGGCGCGATTCATAGAATACGCCGATGACAGAATCCGCCGCGCCCGCGAGGATGCCGCGAGATTTTCGCGTTCCCGTCAGAATCATCTCGAGGATTTAGCGCGGCTTTACGAGAGAACTTTCGCGGAACGTTTGGAAAGTTTCAAAAAAATCGACGGAGATATAATCGGAGAAATTGCTTCTTTAAGAAAATCCGGCGTCGTCGAGCTTATAACATCCGCCGCCACGCACGCTTACCTTCCGCTTTTGTCGCGCGATTCTTCGGTGCGCGCCCAGATAAAAACGGGCATCGACAGCCACACGCGCAGATTCGGCGAGCGGCCTTCGGGTTTCTGGCTGCCCGAGTGCGCCTATCGTCCGGCGGCAATTGCGTCGCGGGACGACGGTAACTCAGGGAAAGCGTTGGATGAATTTTTGAAGGAAGAGGGCGTGGAATACTTTTTTGTCGACACGCACGCGGTCGAGGGCGGCGTTACATCCGTATATGCCGACAAGACCGGACAAGTAGTGAAGCCCTCCAACGGCTCCACGTCTCTTAGGGCATACAAGACGCGCGCTGGCGTAAAAGTGCTGGTAAGAAATCGCGAAGCCGGGCGACTGGTATGGTCGAGCGATATGGGCTATCCGGGCGACGGGGATTACAGGGAGTTTCATAAGAAGGATTCAATAAGCGGGCTGCAATATTGGCGGATTACATCGAAAAAAACCGACATGGGCGCCAAAGAAATTTATAATCCGGAGGCCGCAACCCGCCGCTCAAAAGTTCACGCGGCGCATTTCAAAAAAGTTATCTGCGATATTTTCCGCAAGCATTCCGCGGATTCTTCCGATATGGGCGTTGTGGCTCCTTACGATTCCGAGCTTTACGGACACTGGTGGCACGAAGGCATTGACTGGCTCGATGCGGTTGCCGGAGAAATGGCTTCGACCGAGGTCGGTATGTCGTCCGTATCGTCCTATCTGTCCGGAGTCAAATCCTATCCCGAGGTTGATATCCCCGAGACATCATGGGGCGACGGCGGAGGACATTATGTGTGGCTGAACCGCGAAACTGAGTGGATGTGGCGCATGATACACGAGTGCGAACTCAGAATGGAGGGATTGCTGGATGCGCGGCGGCAGCGTTCCTCCGGCGGCATTTACGTCAGGGCTCTTGCCCAGGCGGCCAGAGAAAAACTTTTGCTTGAGTCGTCCGACTGGGAATTTTTAGTGACTACAAGGCAGGCCAGAGAGTACGGCGAAAAGCGATTTCTGTCGCACTATAACCGTTTTTCGGCGCTCGCCTCCCTGCTGGAAAAAGACAAAATTAACGATGAGGACGCCCGCACGCTTTCGGCGTCCTTCGACGCCGACGCCATCTTCCCGGCCATAGACCCCGAAGTATTCGCGGCAAGGCGGAGGTAA
- the ptsP gene encoding phosphoenolpyruvate--protein phosphotransferase, with protein sequence METDKRQKIFIGIPASAGIVVGRAFVISDDGDFCPVRREIDKGDTKKEIQRYRDALTETKKEMSELKIGITKTLGKDYARLAEAYQQILADPLIVRDVPARISEGINAEYALYIVLDKVIKSFDMIPDPYFKDRKNDIEDLANKIMSHLMGRAKRPLSEIGDDSIVIAKNISPNDTVTMQEKRALGFVTEGGGKTSHISILAQTLEIPAVVGVIGILAFVNDGDIVVIDGVSGRVIINPDEELIANYRAARARFVTAEREFEKIRDLPAQTLDGKRIELSANFDNLQELPFILNAGAEGIGLFRTEYLYIGRSDLPVEEELFDNYSKIAEKMLPYGVIVRTLDIGGDKVPDPMLRTGKECPTFLGLRAIRLCLKFPHIFRPQLRAILRASAFGKIKILFPMISDIREFLEAKKIVEEIKDELDKEGLPYDRNIETGAMVEVPSAAMTCDFIAREADFVSVGTNDLIQYMMAVDRTDENVAFLYDPSHPAILRMLKNIVEASHKAGIWVGMCGEMASDHNYTGLLVGMGFDEFSVPASAIGKIKKTIRSVNYADMSRKVTEILALDDPEKIKKELKRLV encoded by the coding sequence ATGGAAACGGATAAAAGACAAAAAATATTTATCGGCATACCCGCGTCTGCGGGAATAGTGGTGGGCAGGGCGTTCGTCATATCCGACGACGGAGATTTCTGCCCCGTTCGCAGGGAAATAGACAAAGGCGATACTAAGAAGGAAATCCAGCGTTACAGGGATGCTCTGACCGAAACTAAAAAAGAGATGTCGGAGCTTAAAATCGGCATAACCAAGACATTGGGCAAGGATTATGCCCGTCTGGCCGAGGCATATCAGCAGATACTCGCCGATCCGTTGATTGTCCGCGATGTGCCGGCCAGAATAAGCGAAGGTATAAACGCGGAATATGCCCTTTACATCGTGCTCGACAAAGTAATAAAGTCGTTCGACATGATACCCGATCCGTATTTCAAGGACAGAAAAAACGACATCGAGGATCTCGCCAACAAAATAATGTCTCACCTGATGGGCCGGGCCAAGCGGCCACTTTCGGAAATCGGCGACGACTCCATCGTAATAGCGAAAAATATCAGCCCGAACGACACGGTAACCATGCAGGAGAAGCGGGCGCTGGGTTTTGTCACCGAAGGCGGCGGCAAAACATCCCACATATCCATACTTGCCCAGACGCTTGAGATACCGGCCGTTGTGGGTGTAATCGGGATACTGGCGTTCGTAAACGACGGCGACATAGTCGTCATCGACGGCGTTTCCGGAAGAGTAATAATAAATCCGGACGAGGAATTGATAGCGAATTACCGCGCCGCGCGCGCAAGATTTGTCACCGCGGAGCGCGAGTTTGAAAAAATAAGGGATTTACCCGCCCAGACCCTCGACGGCAAACGCATAGAACTCTCGGCCAATTTCGATAATTTGCAGGAACTGCCCTTCATATTAAACGCCGGAGCCGAGGGCATAGGACTTTTCCGCACCGAGTACCTTTATATAGGCAGAAGTGATCTTCCTGTGGAAGAAGAACTATTCGATAACTACTCGAAAATCGCCGAGAAAATGCTGCCTTACGGAGTGATAGTAAGAACTCTTGATATAGGCGGCGACAAAGTCCCCGATCCAATGCTGCGCACGGGCAAGGAATGTCCTACTTTTCTGGGACTTCGCGCCATACGGCTTTGTTTGAAGTTCCCGCACATATTCCGTCCGCAGCTGCGCGCCATTCTGAGGGCGTCGGCGTTCGGCAAAATCAAAATATTATTTCCGATGATTTCCGACATCAGAGAGTTTCTGGAAGCCAAAAAAATCGTGGAAGAAATCAAGGACGAACTCGACAAAGAGGGTCTGCCTTATGACAGAAACATAGAAACCGGCGCCATGGTGGAAGTCCCGTCGGCGGCGATGACTTGCGACTTTATCGCCCGCGAGGCGGACTTTGTTTCCGTAGGGACAAACGACCTCATCCAATATATGATGGCGGTGGACCGCACCGACGAAAATGTGGCTTTTTTGTACGACCCTTCGCATCCGGCGATACTCAGGATGCTCAAAAATATCGTCGAGGCGTCCCATAAGGCCGGAATATGGGTCGGCATGTGCGGAGAAATGGCATCCGACCACAATTACACGGGTCTTCTGGTAGGTATGGGCTTCGACGAGTTCAGCGTTCCGGCGTCGGCCATAGGAAAAATCAAGAAAACTATCAGGAGCGTCAATTACGCGGATATGTCCAGAAAAGTGACCGAAATCCTGGCCCTCGACGATCCGGAAAAAATTAAAAAAGAACTTAAGCGGCTTGTTTAA
- a CDS encoding glycosyl transferase, with product MGGIAVIIPCYNEEKTIAKVIRDFKNELPEARIIVVDNDSSDGTALLAAAEGATVMVERRRGKGDAVKKAFRSVEADIYVMVDGDDTYPAEEVKKLIDPVRALEADMSVGVRLKDADKKSLKPLNNFGNRVIITLINFFFGSKLSDVLSGFRVLSGELVESIVLFSRGFEIETELTLQSLEKGFRIREIPTKYKPRHKESPSKLRPFRDGYKIMLTIGSIMRDYRPMLFFPAISGALLVLSLIWGVPVVKEYIDLKYVYRVPSAILSSAFFILSLLFFIAGFIVHTVNKRFDEIQFLLRRKRK from the coding sequence ATGGGCGGCATAGCGGTAATAATCCCCTGCTACAACGAAGAAAAAACGATTGCCAAAGTCATCAGGGATTTCAAAAATGAACTGCCGGAAGCGCGCATAATCGTTGTCGACAACGATTCGTCCGACGGCACGGCGCTCCTGGCCGCGGCCGAAGGCGCGACCGTTATGGTAGAGCGCAGAAGGGGAAAGGGCGACGCCGTGAAGAAAGCGTTCAGAAGCGTCGAGGCGGATATATACGTCATGGTCGACGGCGACGACACTTATCCCGCCGAAGAGGTCAAAAAACTTATAGACCCCGTCCGAGCGTTAGAAGCCGATATGTCCGTGGGTGTGCGTCTCAAGGACGCCGACAAGAAGTCATTGAAACCGCTCAACAACTTCGGGAACAGAGTTATCATCACGTTGATTAACTTTTTTTTCGGCAGCAAATTGTCCGACGTGCTTTCGGGTTTCAGGGTTCTTTCCGGCGAACTGGTGGAAAGCATTGTCCTGTTTTCGCGCGGATTTGAAATTGAGACCGAGCTTACGCTCCAATCTCTGGAAAAAGGTTTCCGCATACGGGAAATCCCCACAAAATACAAACCGCGGCACAAAGAATCTCCGTCCAAACTCAGGCCGTTCAGGGACGGCTACAAAATAATGCTCACAATAGGCAGCATAATGCGCGATTACAGGCCGATGCTGTTTTTCCCGGCGATTTCCGGAGCGCTTCTTGTGCTCTCCCTTATATGGGGCGTGCCGGTCGTCAAAGAATACATAGACCTTAAATATGTTTATCGTGTTCCGTCGGCGATACTATCCAGCGCCTTCTTTATACTTTCCCTGCTTTTTTTTATAGCGGGGTTCATTGTGCACACGGTAAATAAGAGGTTCGACGAGATACAGTTTCTTCTGCGCCGAAAAAGAAAATGA
- a CDS encoding elongation factor 4 encodes MGQIPCGDIRNFCIIAHIDHGKSTLADRFLAAAGLISADDKRAQIMDAMALERERGITIKAKAIRMEVERGGRRYALNLIDTPGHVDFTYEVSRALAACEGALLLIDASQGVEAQTIANHNLAVAAGLRIIPVINKIDLPTADVDGTRRQIKEILGIDEEPVSVSAKTGEGVETLIASVIENVPPPRARGTGAVALVFDSYYDSYRGVVIYVRIFSGTMRKGEEIKFMSNGRKYEVLEIGWWRLEFAARDRLHEGETGYVICGIKNIQDVRIGDTMTTIAEPASVALEGFREVKPFVFAGFYPSNPADYEDLVKALDKLRLTDASFRYIHETSAALGMGFRCGFLGTLHLEIMKERISREFGLDIIVTAPNVIYKVAVDEAGELKEYDIDNPSRFPQLSDIVDIREPMVTATIVVPDKYLGNVFKLLENYRARQEKIKFLESRRVILEYTIPLAEVIVGFYDALKSASSGHASFDYEHAGYQSGKLSKLEILINYEAVDAFSTITPIESAHRRGIALTERLKELIPRQMFEVPIQARIGSRIIARSTIPAMRKDVIAKCYGGDISRKRKLLEKQKEGKKKMKKFGRIDIPSETFFKVLKIN; translated from the coding sequence ATGGGACAAATACCCTGCGGCGATATCAGAAACTTCTGCATCATCGCCCATATTGATCACGGTAAATCCACTCTGGCCGACAGATTTCTTGCGGCGGCGGGATTGATTTCCGCCGACGACAAAAGAGCGCAGATTATGGACGCCATGGCGCTTGAGCGCGAGCGCGGCATCACCATAAAGGCCAAGGCCATAAGGATGGAGGTCGAGCGAGGCGGGCGCAGATACGCACTCAATCTTATAGACACACCCGGCCACGTGGATTTTACTTACGAGGTCAGCCGCGCGCTTGCCGCCTGCGAGGGCGCTTTGCTTCTTATCGACGCGTCGCAGGGCGTGGAGGCCCAAACTATCGCCAATCACAATCTGGCTGTCGCGGCGGGCCTCAGAATAATTCCCGTTATCAATAAAATAGACCTTCCCACGGCCGACGTCGACGGCACCCGGAGGCAGATTAAAGAAATTCTGGGCATCGACGAAGAACCCGTATCCGTGAGCGCAAAAACCGGAGAAGGCGTGGAAACTCTCATCGCCTCCGTTATAGAAAATGTTCCGCCGCCTCGCGCGCGGGGTACGGGCGCCGTCGCGCTCGTATTTGATTCCTACTACGATTCCTACCGCGGCGTCGTCATATACGTCAGAATTTTTTCGGGGACGATGCGCAAGGGTGAAGAAATAAAGTTTATGTCCAACGGCAGAAAGTACGAGGTGCTTGAAATCGGCTGGTGGCGTCTTGAGTTCGCCGCCCGCGACCGGCTCCATGAAGGGGAAACCGGATATGTCATCTGCGGAATAAAAAATATTCAGGATGTAAGAATAGGCGATACTATGACGACCATCGCCGAGCCCGCGTCCGTCGCGCTGGAAGGTTTCCGCGAGGTCAAGCCGTTCGTTTTTGCCGGTTTCTATCCGTCGAATCCGGCCGATTACGAGGATTTGGTCAAAGCGCTCGATAAACTCCGTCTTACCGACGCTTCTTTCCGTTATATTCACGAAACATCCGCGGCCCTGGGTATGGGTTTCAGGTGCGGTTTTTTGGGGACGCTGCATCTTGAAATTATGAAAGAAAGAATTTCCAGAGAATTCGGGCTCGACATAATAGTGACCGCGCCGAACGTAATTTACAAAGTTGCCGTCGACGAGGCCGGAGAGCTTAAAGAATATGACATCGACAACCCCAGCCGTTTCCCGCAGTTGTCGGACATAGTCGACATAAGGGAACCGATGGTAACAGCCACCATAGTCGTGCCCGATAAATATCTCGGCAATGTCTTTAAGCTTCTTGAAAACTATCGTGCCCGACAGGAGAAAATAAAATTTTTGGAGAGTCGCCGCGTAATTCTGGAATACACTATTCCGCTGGCCGAAGTCATAGTGGGATTTTACGACGCGCTCAAATCGGCGTCATCCGGCCACGCATCGTTCGATTACGAGCACGCCGGTTACCAAAGCGGCAAGCTTTCAAAACTGGAGATTTTGATAAACTATGAGGCGGTGGACGCTTTTTCGACGATAACACCCATAGAAAGCGCCCACAGGCGCGGCATCGCGCTCACCGAGCGGCTGAAAGAATTGATTCCGCGCCAGATGTTTGAAGTGCCTATTCAGGCCAGAATCGGCTCGCGCATAATAGCGCGGTCGACCATCCCCGCGATGCGCAAGGACGTCATAGCCAAATGCTACGGCGGCGACATATCCAGAAAGAGAAAACTTCTGGAAAAACAGAAAGAAGGCAAGAAGAAGATGAAGAAATTCGGCAGGATAGACATCCCGTCGGAAACTTTTTTCAAAGTGCTTAAAATAAATTGA